A stretch of Sinorhizobium meliloti DNA encodes these proteins:
- a CDS encoding quaternary amine ABC transporter ATP-binding protein, translated as MADIEIRNVYKIFGHDAKKALTMVEDGLDKADILSRSGCTVGLNDVSLKIGAGKIFVIMGLSGSGKSTLVRHINRLIEPTSGEVLFDGDNILDLGAKALRAFRMRRVSMVFQSFALMPRRTVLQNVVYGQRVRGVSKDDAREIGMKWIDTVGLSGYDAKFPHQLSGGMKQRVGLARALAADTDVILMDEAFSALDPLIRGDMQDQLLQLQRNLAKTIVFITHDLDEALRIGSEIAILRDGQVVQVGTPNDILDNPANDYVARFVQRRHERPQTHG; from the coding sequence ATGGCTGATATAGAGATCCGGAACGTCTACAAGATCTTCGGGCATGACGCGAAGAAGGCGCTAACCATGGTCGAGGACGGGCTCGATAAAGCCGACATCCTGTCCAGGTCCGGCTGCACCGTGGGCCTCAACGATGTCAGCCTGAAGATCGGCGCCGGAAAGATCTTCGTGATCATGGGGCTTTCCGGGTCGGGCAAGTCGACGCTGGTGCGCCACATCAACCGGCTGATCGAACCGACGAGCGGCGAGGTCCTCTTCGACGGCGACAATATCCTCGACCTCGGTGCGAAGGCGCTGCGCGCCTTCCGCATGCGGCGCGTCAGCATGGTCTTCCAGAGCTTTGCCCTGATGCCGCGTCGGACCGTGCTCCAGAATGTCGTCTACGGCCAGCGCGTGCGCGGCGTGTCGAAGGACGATGCCCGCGAAATCGGCATGAAATGGATCGATACTGTGGGCCTCTCCGGCTACGACGCGAAATTTCCTCATCAGCTCTCGGGCGGCATGAAGCAGCGCGTCGGCCTTGCACGAGCGCTCGCTGCCGACACGGATGTGATCCTGATGGACGAGGCGTTCAGTGCCCTTGACCCACTGATCCGCGGCGACATGCAGGACCAGTTGCTGCAACTCCAGCGGAATCTTGCAAAGACCATCGTCTTCATCACCCATGATCTCGACGAGGCCCTGCGCATCGGGTCGGAGATCGCGATCCTGAGGGATGGTCAGGTCGTTCAGGTCGGCACACCGAACGATATTCTCGATAACCCTGCCAACGACTATGTTGCCCGGTTCGTCCAGCGCCGGCACGAAAGGCCGCAGACCCATGGGTGA
- a CDS encoding ABC transporter permease, whose translation MFPDSLNLSIRAPVNDFIQALVTNYGWVFKAISGVILKAVLFIEWILRGLPWWLVILAFMALAWRSSRRWSLTLAVGALLVTVGVLGLWDLTMQTLALMLMATIVSVVIGVPMGILVAKSRVVRNITLPVLDVMQTMPSFVYLIPALMLFGLGKVPAILATIIYAVPPLIRLTDLGIRQVDAEVVEAATAFGGSPGQILFGVELPLATPTIMAGLNQTIMMALSMVVVASMIGARGLGEQVLNGIQTLDVGKGLEAGIGIVILAVVLDRITQGFGKPRTEDARNG comes from the coding sequence ATGTTTCCGGACTCTCTCAATCTCTCGATCCGCGCGCCGGTGAACGACTTCATCCAGGCCCTCGTCACCAATTATGGCTGGGTCTTCAAGGCGATCAGCGGCGTCATCCTGAAGGCCGTTCTGTTCATCGAATGGATCCTGCGCGGCCTGCCCTGGTGGCTCGTCATTCTCGCCTTCATGGCGCTTGCCTGGCGGAGTTCGCGGCGCTGGTCGCTGACGCTGGCCGTAGGCGCGTTGCTGGTTACCGTCGGCGTCCTCGGACTCTGGGATCTGACGATGCAGACGCTCGCCCTGATGCTGATGGCGACCATCGTCTCGGTGGTGATCGGCGTGCCCATGGGGATTCTCGTCGCGAAGAGCCGCGTCGTCCGCAACATCACTCTGCCGGTGCTCGATGTCATGCAGACCATGCCGAGCTTCGTCTATCTCATCCCGGCGCTGATGCTCTTCGGGCTCGGCAAGGTCCCGGCAATTCTCGCGACCATTATCTACGCCGTCCCGCCGCTGATCCGGCTCACCGATCTCGGCATCCGCCAGGTCGATGCGGAAGTCGTCGAAGCTGCGACGGCGTTCGGCGGCAGCCCGGGACAGATTCTCTTCGGCGTCGAACTGCCCCTTGCGACGCCGACGATCATGGCCGGCCTCAACCAGACGATCATGATGGCGCTGTCGATGGTCGTCGTCGCCTCGATGATCGGCGCACGCGGCCTCGGCGAACAGGTGCTGAACGGCATTCAGACGCTCGACGTCGGCAAGGGCCTCGAGGCCGGCATCGGCATCGTCATTCTCGCGGTCGTGCTCGACCGCATCACGCAAGGCTTCGGCAAGCCCCGGACGGAGGACGCCCGCAATGGCTGA
- a CDS encoding ABC transporter substrate-binding protein — translation MSISTMRLTFAAAGLMLAASASGANASYCGDGKTVTFAGIDWESGAFITEVMKTILSKGYDCQVDSIPGNSVTLEQATANNDVQIFAEEWLGRSDVWNKAVEEKKVIAVGKTFVGASEGWFVPDYVVHGDPARNIEAKAPDLKSVSQLTDPKIAEIFADPEEPSKGRFLNCPSGWTCEGVSTAKLEAYKLGETYVNFRPGTGTALDAAITSAYLQGEPILFYYWSPTAILGKFKLIQLEEPAYNEACWKELSSANGKRDEGCAFPSVDVAYGVNSTFASEAPEIVEILEKATFPLDEVNASLAYMADNKVDATAAAAEFLKTKGDIWSKWVSDEARGKIEAGLK, via the coding sequence ATGTCGATCAGCACAATGAGACTCACCTTCGCTGCCGCCGGCCTGATGCTGGCGGCTTCCGCCAGCGGCGCCAATGCTTCCTATTGCGGCGACGGCAAGACCGTGACCTTCGCCGGCATCGACTGGGAAAGCGGCGCCTTCATCACCGAGGTCATGAAAACGATCCTTTCCAAGGGATACGACTGCCAGGTCGACTCGATCCCCGGCAATTCCGTGACTCTCGAACAGGCAACCGCCAACAACGACGTGCAGATTTTCGCCGAGGAATGGCTCGGCCGTTCGGACGTCTGGAACAAGGCGGTGGAAGAAAAGAAGGTGATTGCAGTCGGCAAGACCTTCGTAGGCGCCAGCGAAGGCTGGTTCGTGCCGGACTACGTCGTCCACGGCGATCCCGCTCGCAATATCGAAGCCAAGGCGCCGGATCTGAAAAGCGTATCACAGCTTACCGATCCGAAGATCGCCGAGATTTTCGCCGATCCGGAAGAGCCATCCAAAGGCCGCTTCCTCAACTGCCCCTCCGGCTGGACCTGCGAGGGCGTGAGCACCGCCAAGCTCGAGGCCTACAAGCTCGGTGAGACCTATGTGAACTTCCGCCCCGGAACGGGGACAGCGCTCGACGCGGCGATTACCTCTGCCTATCTCCAGGGCGAGCCGATCCTCTTCTATTACTGGTCGCCGACCGCGATCCTGGGGAAATTCAAGCTGATCCAGCTCGAAGAGCCGGCCTATAACGAAGCCTGCTGGAAAGAACTGAGCAGCGCCAACGGCAAACGCGACGAAGGCTGCGCCTTTCCCTCCGTCGACGTGGCCTATGGCGTGAACAGCACCTTCGCTTCCGAAGCTCCGGAAATCGTCGAGATCCTGGAAAAGGCAACATTCCCGCTCGATGAGGTCAACGCCAGCCTCGCCTATATGGCCGACAACAAGGTCGACGCCACGGCGGCTGCCGCCGAATTCCTGAAAACCAAAGGCGACATCTGGAGCAAGTGGGTCTCGGACGAGGCGCGCGGCAAGATCGAAGCCGGTCTCAAGTAA
- the hutF gene encoding formimidoylglutamate deiminase, giving the protein MTASSAHRLFAEQALLPTGWSENVAISVDAAGRILAVEAGQSKAPGDEHLSGPIVPAMANLHSHAFQRAMAGLAEVAGTGDDSFWTWREEMYRTVGLVDPDDLEAIAAKLYVEMLKGGFGRVVEFHYLHHQLDGTPYADPAEMSLRILRAAQTTGIGLTHLPVFYAHANFGGAAPSAGQRPFLHDPDRFLALLERLSPACNATGARLGYAIHSLRAATPEEMREILQSSPLTGPIHIHVAEQPREVEDCLAWSGRRPVEWLLDNMPVDERWCAIHATHMTPDETRRLAHSGAVAGLCPATEANLGDGIFPAVDFVAAGGRFGVGTDSHVATSVAEELRLLEYGQRLRDRRRNRLAAPGASVGRSIFDAALAGGAQAAGQAAGMEEPGIRVGAMADLVVLDGSNPYIAAASGNQILDRWLFALGGDTVRDVMIAGEWKIRNGRHDREEDIDRAFARVLNKLK; this is encoded by the coding sequence ATGACAGCTTCGTCCGCCCATCGACTGTTTGCCGAACAGGCGCTGCTGCCGACCGGTTGGTCCGAGAACGTCGCGATCTCCGTCGACGCGGCGGGACGCATTCTCGCGGTGGAAGCAGGGCAATCGAAGGCGCCGGGCGACGAGCATCTATCCGGACCCATTGTGCCGGCGATGGCCAACCTGCATTCCCACGCCTTCCAGCGTGCGATGGCCGGCCTTGCGGAAGTGGCCGGAACAGGCGACGACAGCTTCTGGACCTGGCGGGAGGAGATGTATCGCACCGTCGGTCTGGTCGACCCGGACGATCTCGAGGCGATCGCCGCCAAGCTCTATGTGGAAATGCTGAAGGGCGGCTTCGGGCGTGTCGTCGAATTCCACTACCTTCATCATCAGCTCGACGGCACGCCTTACGCGGACCCGGCGGAAATGTCGCTGCGGATACTAAGGGCCGCGCAGACGACCGGCATCGGCCTCACCCATCTGCCGGTCTTCTACGCCCATGCCAATTTCGGCGGAGCTGCGCCGAGCGCGGGGCAGCGCCCCTTCCTTCATGATCCGGACCGCTTCCTCGCGCTGCTCGAGCGGCTCTCGCCCGCTTGCAATGCGACAGGCGCGAGGCTTGGCTATGCCATCCATTCGCTGCGGGCGGCGACGCCGGAGGAAATGCGCGAGATCCTGCAATCGTCGCCCCTCACCGGCCCCATCCACATCCATGTCGCCGAGCAACCCCGCGAAGTGGAAGATTGCCTGGCCTGGAGCGGCCGGCGCCCGGTCGAATGGCTCCTCGACAACATGCCGGTGGACGAGCGCTGGTGCGCGATCCACGCGACGCACATGACGCCCGACGAGACGAGACGGCTCGCCCATTCGGGAGCGGTCGCCGGCCTTTGCCCCGCGACCGAGGCCAATCTCGGCGACGGAATTTTTCCCGCGGTCGACTTTGTTGCCGCAGGCGGCCGCTTCGGGGTCGGGACCGACAGCCATGTCGCGACGAGCGTCGCGGAAGAGCTTCGGCTCCTCGAATACGGCCAGCGCCTGCGCGACCGCAGGCGCAACCGGCTCGCCGCGCCCGGCGCCTCCGTCGGCAGGTCAATCTTCGATGCGGCGCTTGCGGGCGGCGCCCAAGCGGCCGGACAAGCGGCCGGAATGGAAGAGCCGGGCATCCGCGTCGGCGCCATGGCCGACCTCGTCGTTCTCGACGGCTCCAATCCCTATATCGCCGCGGCAAGCGGCAACCAGATCCTCGACCGCTGGCTCTTCGCACTCGGCGGGGATACGGTTCGCGACGTCATGATCGCGGGCGAATGGAAGATCCGCAATGGACGGCATGACCGGGAGGAAGACATCGACCGCGCCTTCGCGCGCGTTCTGAACAAGCTCAAATAG
- the hutC gene encoding histidine utilization repressor, giving the protein MAVLGRKSDRAVFDDGPVPRYEAVKQFIRSRIESGEWPPHHRVPSENDIVADLGVSRMTANRALRELASEGAITRVQGVGSFVAAHKGSTALLEVRNIADEIRERGHRHTSRITLLEEEQASTEVAEALGLAAKARVFHSIIVHAEDDVPIQIEDRFVNPAICPNYLEQDFTSMTPNVYLTLVAPITRTEQIVEAVLPKPWECKLLSIGRGEPCLMIRRRTWSEAANVTVAWLTYPGTRYRLEGVSQ; this is encoded by the coding sequence ATGGCGGTATTGGGGCGCAAGAGCGACAGGGCGGTTTTCGACGACGGGCCGGTACCGCGCTATGAGGCGGTCAAGCAGTTCATCCGCAGCCGCATCGAAAGCGGCGAATGGCCGCCGCACCATCGCGTACCGTCCGAAAACGATATCGTCGCCGATCTCGGCGTCAGCCGGATGACCGCCAATCGCGCACTTCGCGAACTGGCGAGCGAGGGTGCGATCACGCGGGTCCAGGGAGTAGGGTCCTTCGTGGCTGCCCACAAGGGCAGTACGGCCCTTCTCGAGGTGCGCAATATCGCCGACGAGATTCGCGAGCGCGGACACAGGCATACCTCGCGGATCACGCTGCTTGAGGAGGAGCAGGCAAGCACCGAGGTCGCGGAGGCGCTCGGGCTTGCGGCGAAAGCGCGGGTCTTTCACTCGATCATCGTCCACGCGGAGGACGACGTTCCGATCCAGATCGAGGATCGTTTCGTCAATCCCGCAATCTGCCCCAATTACCTGGAACAGGATTTTACGAGCATGACCCCGAACGTCTATCTGACGTTGGTGGCGCCGATCACGCGGACGGAGCAGATCGTCGAAGCCGTTCTGCCGAAGCCGTGGGAATGCAAGCTCCTTTCGATCGGGCGCGGCGAACCGTGCCTGATGATCCGTCGACGGACCTGGTCGGAAGCTGCAAATGTAACGGTCGCGTGGCTCACCTATCCGGGCACGCGCTATCGTCTGGAAGGTGTTTCGCAGTAA
- a CDS encoding aminotransferase, which produces MMEDELLKRRTQLARPDVSIEEAQAILAQHYGLSGDLTELGSQQDRNYRVDTSEGPFVLKIARAEYARVEIEAQNAALRHVATRPDAPKVPEVVSALSGEEIVTAAVREETYQFRLLTYLDGTPLTRRRHLAVETVAALGDVAGRLAVALRDFDHPGLERELQWDLRRAGPVALHLLSAMSDVDLRKRIAEAMVGAMRRVQPLMPDLRLQAIHQDVTDDNVVSRADRSGRLIPDGVIDFGDVLKGWVVADLAVTCASLLHHAGGDPFQILPAVKAFHAVCPLTDAELKALWPLIVARACVLVASTAQQLEVDPENAYVEGNAAHEREIFDVAVSVPLDLMEHAIGEAVERSPQLSPPGMGRRLLPELDPSEIGIVDLSSLGPHLPADRWHYEDTEALLLQSAARAAGAAATRYGEYRLTETRLLQASAPRTFALHVDLCLHGQTAVHAPFAGRLHQRGGKLIFSGEGLHLHLYGVEAADLAEEAFEAGARIGVVPGDPSALGFMRVQLCTTPELHPPAFAASHQAGAWCRLCPSPSPILGFDCDAALPDAAGLLERRRRHYARPQKNYYRTPPQIERGWKEHLFDVEGRAYLDMVNNVTLVGHGHPRLSAAVGRQWSLLNTNSRFHYAAVTEFSERLAALAPEGLDTVFLVNSGSEANDLAIRLAWAHSGARNMISLLEAYHGWTVASDAVSTSIADNPQALTTRPDWVHPVVSPNTYRGPFRGEDSTVGYVDAVSRKLADLDEKGGKLAGFISEPVYGNAGGIPLPSGYLEAVYAMVRERSGVCIADEVQVGYGRLGHHFWGFEQQGVVPDIITVAKGMGNGHPLGAVITRREIADALEKEGYFFSSAGGSPVSSVVGLTVLDILHDDALQENARAVGTHLKSRLEALGDRFPLVGAVHGMGLYLGVEFVRDRETLEPATEETAAICDRLLDLGIVMQPTGDHLNVLKIKPPLCLARESADFFADMLGRVLEEGW; this is translated from the coding sequence ATGATGGAAGACGAATTGCTGAAGCGCCGCACGCAGCTTGCGAGGCCGGACGTGTCGATCGAAGAGGCGCAGGCAATCCTGGCCCAACATTACGGCCTTTCCGGCGATCTCACCGAACTCGGCAGCCAGCAGGACCGCAACTACCGCGTCGACACAAGCGAGGGGCCTTTTGTCCTGAAGATCGCGAGAGCCGAATATGCGCGGGTTGAGATCGAAGCCCAGAATGCCGCGTTGCGGCATGTCGCTACCAGGCCCGATGCTCCCAAAGTGCCCGAAGTGGTGTCCGCCCTGAGCGGCGAGGAAATCGTTACCGCAGCCGTTCGCGAGGAAACCTATCAGTTCCGCTTGCTCACCTATCTGGACGGCACGCCTCTGACGCGCCGCAGGCACCTGGCCGTGGAAACCGTGGCGGCACTCGGCGATGTTGCAGGCCGGTTGGCGGTCGCACTCAGGGATTTCGATCATCCGGGGCTCGAGCGGGAGTTGCAATGGGACCTCAGAAGGGCAGGGCCGGTGGCGCTTCACCTGCTTTCGGCCATGAGCGACGTCGATCTGCGCAAGCGCATTGCCGAGGCGATGGTCGGCGCCATGCGCAGGGTTCAGCCGCTGATGCCGGACCTGCGCCTGCAGGCGATCCATCAGGACGTCACCGACGACAATGTCGTGAGCCGCGCGGACAGGAGCGGGCGCCTCATCCCGGACGGCGTCATCGATTTCGGCGACGTGCTGAAAGGGTGGGTGGTCGCCGATCTTGCCGTTACCTGCGCATCGCTGCTGCATCATGCGGGCGGTGATCCCTTCCAGATCCTGCCGGCGGTGAAGGCGTTCCATGCCGTCTGCCCTTTGACGGATGCCGAATTGAAGGCGCTCTGGCCGCTGATCGTCGCGCGTGCCTGCGTTCTCGTGGCAAGCACGGCGCAGCAGCTCGAGGTCGATCCGGAAAATGCCTATGTCGAAGGCAATGCCGCGCATGAGCGGGAAATCTTCGACGTTGCGGTTTCCGTCCCTCTCGATCTCATGGAGCATGCGATCGGAGAGGCTGTGGAGCGGTCGCCGCAGCTTTCTCCGCCCGGGATGGGCCGCCGGCTGCTGCCCGAGCTCGACCCTTCGGAAATCGGCATCGTCGATCTCTCCTCGCTCGGCCCGCACCTTCCTGCCGACCGCTGGCATTACGAAGACACCGAAGCCCTGCTCCTGCAATCGGCGGCGCGTGCTGCCGGTGCCGCGGCCACGCGCTATGGCGAGTACCGGCTGACGGAAACCAGGCTCCTGCAGGCGAGCGCCCCCCGGACATTCGCCCTGCACGTCGATTTATGCCTGCATGGGCAGACTGCCGTGCACGCGCCTTTTGCCGGCCGGCTCCACCAGCGCGGCGGCAAGCTGATCTTCTCGGGCGAAGGTCTCCATCTCCATCTTTACGGCGTCGAGGCAGCCGACCTCGCCGAAGAGGCGTTCGAGGCGGGCGCACGGATCGGCGTGGTCCCCGGCGATCCGTCGGCCCTGGGGTTCATGCGCGTTCAGCTTTGCACTACGCCGGAGTTGCACCCGCCCGCCTTCGCGGCATCGCATCAGGCGGGGGCATGGTGCCGGCTTTGCCCGTCGCCCTCGCCCATCCTGGGCTTCGATTGCGATGCGGCCTTGCCGGACGCGGCCGGGCTCCTCGAGCGCCGCCGCCGGCACTATGCCCGGCCGCAGAAGAACTATTACCGCACGCCGCCGCAGATCGAGCGCGGCTGGAAGGAGCATCTCTTCGACGTCGAGGGGCGCGCTTACCTCGATATGGTCAACAACGTCACCCTCGTCGGCCACGGGCATCCGCGCCTGTCGGCTGCGGTCGGGCGGCAATGGTCGCTGCTCAACACCAATTCGCGGTTCCACTATGCTGCCGTGACGGAGTTTTCGGAGCGCCTTGCGGCGCTTGCGCCGGAAGGGCTCGACACTGTCTTTCTCGTCAACAGCGGATCCGAGGCGAACGATCTCGCCATCCGGCTCGCCTGGGCCCATTCCGGAGCGCGCAACATGATCTCGCTGCTCGAGGCCTATCATGGCTGGACGGTCGCGAGCGACGCCGTTTCCACCTCGATCGCCGACAATCCGCAGGCGCTGACGACGCGCCCCGACTGGGTCCATCCCGTCGTCTCGCCGAACACCTATCGCGGCCCGTTCCGCGGGGAGGATTCGACGGTCGGCTATGTCGACGCCGTGTCTCGAAAGCTCGCGGACCTGGACGAGAAGGGCGGGAAGCTCGCCGGCTTCATCTCGGAACCGGTCTACGGCAATGCCGGCGGCATTCCGTTGCCTTCCGGCTATCTGGAAGCGGTCTACGCCATGGTCCGGGAGAGGAGCGGCGTCTGCATCGCCGATGAGGTGCAGGTCGGCTACGGGCGGCTCGGCCATCATTTCTGGGGTTTCGAGCAACAGGGCGTCGTGCCCGATATCATCACCGTCGCCAAGGGCATGGGCAACGGCCATCCGCTGGGCGCGGTCATCACCCGGCGCGAGATTGCCGATGCGCTGGAGAAGGAAGGCTATTTCTTCTCTTCCGCCGGCGGCAGCCCCGTGAGTTCCGTCGTCGGCTTGACCGTCCTCGACATTCTTCACGACGACGCCCTGCAGGAAAATGCCCGCGCGGTCGGCACCCATCTCAAGAGCCGGCTCGAGGCGCTCGGGGACCGGTTTCCGCTCGTCGGCGCCGTTCACGGCATGGGGCTTTACCTGGGCGTCGAATTCGTCCGCGACCGCGAAACGCTCGAACCGGCCACCGAGGAAACCGCGGCGATCTGCGACCGCCTTCTCGATCTCGGCATCGTCATGCAGCCGACCGGAGACCATCTGAACGTCCTGAAGATCAAGCCGCCGCTTTGCCTCGCCCGGGAGAGCGCCGATTTCTTCGCCGATATGCTGGGCCGGGTGCTCGAAGAGGGATGGTAG
- a CDS encoding amino acid ABC transporter substrate-binding protein, whose product MKTGILALFATAFLAGTTAQAATLDVVKQRGELRCGVSQGVLGFSAPDDKGEWSGFDIDFCRAVAAATLGSPDKVKYVPLSTKERFTALQSGEVDLLSRQTTWTLSRDTDLGMSFVGVNYYDGQAFMVRGDIGVKSVKELSGASVCTETGTTTEQNMADYFSANKIEYQVIAFEKADQTIQAFNSGRCDVYSTDASALYSQRLTLNDPDRFVVLPEVISKEPLGPAVRQGDDQWFKVVRWTLFAMIEAEELGITRENAASLLESGTAAQKRFLGIDNEAGKALGLDPKWAYQTVAAVGNYGEIFERHLGKESALRIDRGLNKLWNNGGLIYAPPVR is encoded by the coding sequence ATGAAAACCGGAATTTTGGCATTATTTGCGACGGCGTTTCTTGCCGGCACCACGGCGCAGGCCGCAACCCTCGACGTCGTCAAGCAACGCGGCGAGCTGCGTTGCGGCGTGAGCCAGGGCGTGCTCGGCTTCTCTGCCCCGGACGACAAGGGCGAGTGGTCCGGCTTCGACATCGATTTCTGCCGTGCGGTCGCGGCCGCCACGCTCGGAAGCCCGGACAAGGTGAAATACGTGCCGCTTTCGACCAAGGAGCGCTTCACCGCGCTGCAGTCCGGCGAGGTCGACCTGCTTTCGCGCCAGACCACCTGGACGCTTTCGCGCGACACGGATCTGGGCATGAGCTTCGTCGGCGTGAACTATTATGACGGCCAGGCCTTCATGGTGCGCGGCGATATCGGCGTGAAGAGCGTCAAGGAGCTCTCGGGCGCCTCCGTCTGCACGGAGACCGGCACCACAACCGAACAGAACATGGCGGACTATTTCAGCGCCAACAAGATCGAGTATCAGGTGATCGCCTTCGAAAAGGCGGACCAGACGATCCAGGCCTTCAATTCCGGGCGCTGCGACGTCTATTCCACCGATGCCTCCGCGCTCTATTCGCAGCGGCTGACGCTCAACGACCCTGACCGCTTCGTCGTCCTGCCGGAGGTCATTTCCAAGGAGCCGCTCGGCCCTGCCGTCCGCCAGGGCGACGATCAATGGTTCAAGGTCGTTCGCTGGACGCTCTTCGCGATGATAGAGGCAGAGGAGCTGGGCATCACCCGGGAAAATGCCGCTTCGCTCCTCGAAAGCGGAACCGCCGCACAAAAGCGCTTCCTCGGCATCGACAACGAAGCCGGCAAGGCGCTCGGGCTCGATCCGAAATGGGCCTACCAGACGGTGGCCGCGGTCGGCAATTACGGCGAGATCTTCGAGCGCCACCTGGGCAAGGAGAGCGCGCTCAGGATCGATCGCGGTCTCAACAAGCTCTGGAACAACGGCGGCCTGATCTACGCGCCGCCGGTCCGCTGA